A stretch of DNA from Actinomycetota bacterium:
AGCTTGGTGACGTGCGACTCGACGGTGCGATGGGAGATCCCAAGGCTCGTCCCCACCTGCCGCAGCGTGAGCCCGTCGGCCAGCAGCTGCAGGATCGTGATCTCGCGCCGAGTGAGCGTCGGTGAAACGGCTCGTGCCGCACGTGCCAACCGGCCGAGCTCCTGAACGGCGGCCCGCTCGTGCTCGGGTGGGAAGACGGGTTCGCCGCGGGCGACGACAAGCATGGCCGACGCCACGTCGTCGATCGCGGCGCTCTTCGCCAGGAACCCGTGGACACCGCTCCGCATGGCCGCGAGGACGGTCTCACCGTCCTCTCGGGCCGTGAATATCAAGACGCGAGCCGGGCTCCGGGATTCGCGCAGGCGGGCTGCCACTTCGAGCCCGCCCATCCTCGGCAGGGTCAAGTCCAGCACCACGAGATCGGGAGCGACGCGCTCGCAGAGGGCGAGCCCCTCTTCGCCGTCCTGCGCCTCGCCCACGACCTCGAGCCCTGCCGTTGCGGCGCAAGCGATCGAGACGACCTGTCGGAGGACGACGTCGTCGTCGATGATCACGACGCGAAACGACGGCGATCGGCGATCCGGCGACGTCCGAGATCCCTGAGCCATACCGGTTCCCAGGTGACCCCTCAGCCTCCCCGGAGCTCCGCTCGAGCCGCTCCAACTGGGCCGGGCGGGATCGGTGCGAGCCCTTCGCGCCAGGCCAGCGTGACGGCCTCCACTTTCGAGTGAACGCCGAGCTTGGCCAGAATGTGCTTCACGTGGCTCTGGACCGTGAGTGGGCTGATCCCAAGCACCTCGGCGGTCTCCCCTGTTCCGCGACCAGCCGCGAGCTCGCGGAGGATGTCCATCTCGCGGGCCGTGAGGCGCTCGAGCGCGCGCTCCTGCACCTGCGACCGAGTTCGGGTCCGATGGAGCTCGTTCAGCACGTGGACGAGGTCCGCCTCCGGCATCACCACCTCGCCGCCGACGGCGTACCCGATGACCTCGGCGAGCCGCTCGATCCCGTTTGACTTCTGGGCGTACCCCGACGCACCGGCGGTCAGCGCCTCCACGATCAGCTCAGTGGCTTCGTTCGCGGTCAGGGCGATCACCTTCGCCTCCGGGCATTCCGAGCGCAGACGCCGGATCGCGTCGACGCCTGCTCGACCAAGGGAATCGAG
This window harbors:
- a CDS encoding response regulator transcription factor, whose translation is MIIDDDVVLRQVVSIACAATAGLEVVGEAQDGEEGLALCERVAPDLVVLDLTLPRMGGLEVAARLRESRSPARVLIFTAREDGETVLAAMRSGVHGFLAKSAAIDDVASAMLVVARGEPVFPPEHERAAVQELGRLARAARAVSPTLTRREITILQLLADGLTLRQVGTSLGISHRTVESHVTKLYRKLGVKTRVQAMAQGASLGLIEFGRTR
- a CDS encoding response regulator transcription factor, giving the protein MLTASIRERTARLRRSKHDADAFGTMDAGVRVLVVGDGDTIAPGLARHVNGRFDLSVVGSAADVEAAISLCTTNRIDVVLVDLDSLGRAGVDAIRRLRSECPEAKVIALTANEATELIVEALTAGASGYAQKSNGIERLAEVIGYAVGGEVVMPEADLVHVLNELHRTRTRSQVQERALERLTAREMDILRELAAGRGTGETAEVLGISPLTVQSHVKHILAKLGVHSKVEAVTLAWREGLAPIPPGPVGAARAELRGG